The following are encoded together in the Gemmatimonadota bacterium genome:
- a CDS encoding PD40 domain-containing protein: MPVLPLRPTTLAMALATLAVPRGGRPPATVDVTVTEGTSMAVAVSHDGMQLALDLQGSIWVLPVSGGKARRITDEYNDARQPTWSPDGRTIAFQGFRDGGYDIWAVRADGTGQRKLTWGPHDDREPAWSPDGKSVAFASDRSGNYDIWILDVGSGALRQVTRDAGEDYMPTWSPAGDAIAFIGTRNGAPGVQAVTLSSGSERTVTPTAGRFDAPSWGPSGAIVYHAGGAGVSRLEVDGRPLTGDENAFAFRAGWLSLTEIAYVSDGKIRRRALAGGAARTIEFTATLRVNTPAYTRRVRNLDSRAPRQALGLVAPAVSPDGKQVAFAALGNLYLMPVGGTPRALTNDAALDTDPAWSPDGRYLAWSSDRAGGTLLDLWLYDTRDGSMRQLTREATSAMAPAWSPDGTRIAFLDVDGIWRAASVAMVEVASGTVTTLYPQSFGPGAPTWSGDGRRVIVTALQRYSARFREGTNQLLSMAIDGSGTRVHVPVEHLSIDSRGGAGPVTSPDGSMLALIYEGVLSVVPVAPDGRPLGPPRRLTTEIAHAPSWTGDSRALLYQSDDKLHLVDLESGQVRDVPVTLPYAPAIPTGRVVVHAGRLVDGVSDQVRTNVDIIIRGNRIQRVVPHAAANLVGARVVDASKLTVMPGLIEYHTHLQKDFGANANLAYLAFGVTTVRSPGGTPYEAVEDREAVDAGVRPGPRMFVSGYLMEWQRVYYKMAVAVSSNAHLALELQRARALQFDLLKSYVRMPDLQQRRIADFAHAMGVPAASHEIYPATLSGMDGTEHTTGTSRRGYSPKAATQQRSYGDVAALFAASGMPITPTLALSGGGLRRLFSQDSTFGRDPRFALYPPWLRAMNAQGGGAPPGTVDAGAGGRMVMGLMRAGTRIVAGTDTPNAATLHGEMLSYVLAGMTPLEALRAATVNSAEQLGIDAGVVAAGKLADLAIVDGNPLDDITATTRVRYTIANGRVFDVRELVAPRASGMER, from the coding sequence ATGCCCGTTCTGCCGCTGCGACCCACCACCCTCGCGATGGCGCTGGCAACCCTCGCCGTCCCGCGGGGAGGGCGTCCGCCGGCCACCGTCGACGTGACCGTCACCGAGGGGACGTCGATGGCGGTGGCCGTTTCACATGACGGGATGCAGCTCGCCCTCGACCTGCAGGGAAGTATTTGGGTACTCCCGGTCTCGGGGGGGAAGGCGCGACGCATCACGGACGAGTACAACGACGCGCGGCAGCCCACCTGGTCTCCCGACGGGCGCACGATCGCTTTCCAGGGCTTTCGTGACGGCGGCTACGACATCTGGGCCGTGCGCGCCGACGGCACGGGGCAGCGCAAGCTCACCTGGGGGCCGCACGATGACCGCGAGCCCGCGTGGTCGCCCGACGGCAAGTCGGTCGCCTTCGCCTCGGACCGCAGCGGCAACTACGACATCTGGATCCTCGACGTCGGCAGCGGTGCGCTGCGGCAGGTCACGCGCGACGCGGGCGAGGACTACATGCCCACCTGGTCGCCGGCTGGCGACGCGATTGCCTTCATCGGGACGCGCAACGGCGCGCCGGGCGTTCAGGCCGTGACACTCTCGTCAGGCAGCGAACGCACGGTCACGCCCACCGCCGGTCGCTTCGACGCCCCGTCATGGGGGCCGAGCGGGGCGATCGTGTATCATGCCGGCGGCGCCGGCGTGAGTCGCCTCGAGGTCGACGGACGACCGCTCACTGGCGACGAGAATGCCTTTGCCTTCCGGGCCGGGTGGCTTTCGCTCACCGAGATCGCGTACGTCTCCGACGGCAAGATCCGTCGGCGCGCGCTCGCCGGCGGCGCGGCGCGCACGATCGAGTTCACCGCCACGCTACGCGTGAACACGCCCGCGTACACGCGCCGCGTGCGCAACCTCGATTCGCGCGCGCCCCGCCAGGCGCTTGGCCTGGTGGCCCCCGCCGTCTCCCCCGACGGGAAGCAGGTGGCCTTTGCCGCGTTAGGCAACCTGTACCTCATGCCGGTCGGCGGCACGCCGCGCGCGCTCACCAACGACGCCGCGCTCGACACCGATCCCGCCTGGTCACCCGACGGGCGCTATCTCGCCTGGTCGAGCGATCGCGCGGGCGGGACGCTGCTCGACCTGTGGCTGTACGACACGCGCGACGGAAGCATGCGGCAACTCACGCGCGAGGCCACGTCGGCCATGGCCCCCGCGTGGTCGCCGGACGGCACGCGCATCGCCTTCCTCGATGTCGACGGGATCTGGCGTGCGGCCAGCGTGGCGATGGTGGAGGTGGCGAGCGGCACGGTGACGACGCTGTACCCGCAATCGTTCGGCCCGGGGGCCCCGACCTGGTCGGGCGATGGGCGTCGCGTGATCGTGACGGCGCTCCAGCGCTACTCGGCGCGCTTTCGCGAGGGGACCAACCAGCTCCTGTCGATGGCCATCGACGGGAGCGGCACGCGAGTGCACGTCCCGGTCGAGCACCTCTCCATCGACTCGCGCGGAGGGGCCGGTCCGGTCACCTCGCCCGACGGCTCGATGCTCGCCCTCATCTACGAAGGGGTCCTGTCGGTGGTGCCGGTTGCGCCTGACGGCCGCCCACTCGGCCCGCCGCGCCGCCTGACGACGGAGATCGCCCACGCCCCGAGCTGGACCGGCGACTCGCGCGCCCTGCTGTACCAGTCCGACGACAAGCTGCACCTCGTCGACCTGGAGAGCGGCCAGGTGCGCGACGTCCCCGTCACGCTCCCGTATGCGCCCGCCATCCCCACCGGACGCGTCGTCGTGCACGCTGGGCGCCTGGTCGACGGGGTGAGCGACCAGGTCCGCACCAACGTCGACATCATCATCCGCGGCAACCGCATCCAGCGCGTGGTACCGCACGCGGCGGCCAACCTGGTGGGAGCGCGCGTGGTCGATGCCTCGAAACTGACGGTGATGCCGGGGCTCATCGAGTACCACACCCACCTGCAGAAGGACTTCGGCGCCAACGCCAACCTGGCGTACCTGGCGTTCGGCGTGACCACAGTCCGCTCGCCCGGCGGCACCCCGTACGAGGCGGTGGAGGATCGCGAGGCGGTCGACGCCGGCGTGCGCCCGGGACCCCGGATGTTCGTGAGCGGCTACCTCATGGAGTGGCAGCGCGTCTACTACAAGATGGCGGTCGCCGTCAGCAGCAATGCCCACCTCGCGCTCGAGCTGCAACGCGCCCGGGCGCTGCAGTTCGACCTGCTCAAGAGCTACGTGCGCATGCCCGACCTGCAGCAGCGGCGCATCGCCGACTTCGCGCATGCCATGGGCGTCCCCGCCGCGTCGCACGAGATCTATCCCGCCACCCTCTCCGGCATGGACGGGACCGAGCACACCACGGGGACGAGTCGCCGCGGCTATTCCCCCAAGGCGGCCACGCAGCAGCGCTCGTATGGCGATGTCGCCGCGCTCTTCGCCGCGTCCGGGATGCCGATCACCCCCACGCTGGCGCTGAGTGGCGGCGGGTTGCGCCGTCTCTTCTCGCAGGACTCGACCTTCGGGCGCGACCCGCGCTTCGCGCTCTATCCGCCGTGGCTGCGGGCGATGAACGCGCAAGGGGGCGGCGCACCGCCGGGGACGGTGGACGCGGGGGCCGGCGGGCGCATGGTGATGGGGCTCATGCGCGCCGGGACGCGCATCGTCGCCGGGACCGACACGCCCAACGCGGCCACGTTGCACGGCGAGATGCTGAGCTACGTGCTGGCCGGGATGACGCCACTCGAGGCGCTGCGCGCGGCGACGGTGAACAGCGCCGAGCAACTCGGGATCGACGCAGGGGTGGTGGCGGCGGGGAAGCTCGCCGACCTCGCCATCGTCGACGGCAACCCGCTCGACGACATCACCGCGACCACGCGCGTGCGCTACACCATTGCCAATGGCCGCGTGTTCGACGTGCGCGAGCTCGTCGCGCCGCGCGCGTCAGGCATGGAGCGTTAG
- a CDS encoding DUF1905 domain-containing protein gives MTARYGGQFRGTLFRYPGKGGWHFVPVPDRLAPPVTHGWGRTPVRATVDGTTWETSVWRGKDGRTLLAVPAKVRGDKGDGDTVRVTIEFRSL, from the coding sequence ATGACAGCACGCTATGGTGGGCAGTTTCGCGGGACGCTCTTCCGGTATCCGGGAAAGGGGGGGTGGCACTTCGTCCCGGTCCCCGATCGGTTGGCGCCGCCGGTGACGCATGGGTGGGGGCGCACACCCGTGCGCGCGACGGTGGACGGAACGACGTGGGAGACCAGCGTGTGGCGCGGCAAGGACGGCCGCACGCTGCTCGCCGTCCCCGCCAAGGTCCGTGGGGACAAGGGCGATGGCGACACGGTGCGTGTGACGATCGAGTTCCGCTCGCTCTGA
- a CDS encoding aminotransferase class V-fold PLP-dependent enzyme has protein sequence MHCDPSTDSAHPDDVAPAALANLEFTPDEMRAMGHAVVDRSVAHLAAIGDMPSMGDLDATALCRALRETAPEQASTLEPLLDLLFDTLIPRSFNTASPGYFAYIPGGGVYPAALADFIADTVNRYTGVWNASPALVQLEGNALEWLREWMHFPVGAAGLFTPGGSMATFNAILCARERHLGPDIRPGTLYTSDQGHHSIEKAAKLAGIHHDRVRLVPVDRTFRMRVDLLADAIARDREQGLRPFMVASSAGTTNTGAVDPLDDIADLCAREALWHHIDGAYGAFFHLVPELQPLLRGLPRGDSLTLDPHKGMFLPYGTGALLVRDGSALRAVHTATAGYLPQNQSEFYDPAQHGPELSRGFPGLRVWLAVKLYGAARYRAAIAEKRTLALWGAQQVARIPGIVIDAEPQLSLFAFHLTGPSLTTQAARDEATRQLMDRVNAQGRVMLTGCVVDGRHLARICVMSFRTHREHLEACVEDLTTAAAAILAGH, from the coding sequence ATGCACTGTGACCCATCGACGGACTCCGCCCATCCCGACGACGTGGCGCCGGCGGCGCTGGCCAACCTCGAGTTCACGCCTGACGAGATGCGTGCCATGGGGCATGCCGTGGTCGATCGCAGCGTGGCGCACCTCGCGGCCATCGGCGACATGCCCTCCATGGGCGACCTCGACGCCACCGCACTGTGCCGCGCCCTGCGCGAGACAGCCCCGGAGCAGGCGAGCACGCTCGAACCGCTCCTCGACCTGCTCTTCGACACGCTGATTCCCCGCTCGTTCAACACGGCGAGCCCGGGCTACTTCGCCTATATCCCGGGTGGAGGCGTCTATCCCGCCGCCCTCGCCGACTTCATCGCCGACACGGTCAATCGCTACACCGGCGTGTGGAACGCCTCGCCCGCGCTGGTGCAGCTCGAAGGCAACGCACTGGAGTGGCTGCGCGAGTGGATGCACTTCCCCGTTGGGGCTGCCGGCCTGTTCACCCCCGGCGGCTCGATGGCCACGTTCAACGCCATCCTCTGCGCACGCGAACGTCACCTCGGCCCCGACATTCGCCCGGGGACGCTCTACACCTCCGACCAGGGTCACCACAGCATCGAGAAGGCGGCGAAGCTGGCCGGGATTCATCACGATCGGGTGCGCCTCGTTCCCGTCGACCGCACCTTTCGCATGCGCGTCGACCTGCTCGCCGACGCCATCGCCCGCGACCGGGAGCAGGGATTGCGCCCCTTCATGGTCGCCTCGTCGGCCGGGACGACCAACACCGGCGCCGTCGATCCGCTCGACGACATCGCCGACCTGTGCGCGCGCGAAGCGCTCTGGCACCACATCGACGGCGCCTACGGCGCCTTCTTCCACCTCGTCCCGGAGTTGCAGCCGCTGCTGCGCGGGCTGCCGCGTGGGGACTCGCTCACGCTCGACCCGCACAAGGGGATGTTCCTCCCGTACGGCACCGGCGCGCTACTCGTGCGCGATGGCTCGGCGCTGCGCGCCGTGCACACCGCAACGGCAGGCTACCTCCCGCAGAACCAGTCGGAGTTCTACGATCCGGCCCAGCACGGTCCCGAACTGTCGCGCGGCTTTCCCGGGCTGCGCGTCTGGCTGGCGGTCAAGCTCTACGGCGCAGCGCGCTACCGCGCGGCGATTGCCGAGAAGCGGACGCTGGCCCTGTGGGGTGCCCAGCAGGTCGCGCGTATTCCCGGCATCGTGATCGACGCCGAGCCGCAGCTCTCGCTCTTCGCCTTTCACCTGACGGGCCCTAGCCTAACGACACAGGCGGCGCGTGACGAGGCGACGCGGCAGCTCATGGACCGCGTCAACGCGCAGGGACGCGTGATGCTCACCGGCTGCGTCGTGGACGGGCGTCACCTGGCGCGCATCTGCGTCATGAGCTTCCGCACCCACCGCGAGCACCTCGAGGCCTGCGTGGAGGACCTCACCACGGCGGCCGCCGCGATCCTCGCCGGACACTAG
- a CDS encoding twin-arginine translocation signal domain-containing protein: protein MPDDPSASNAAPETHASRRRFLKAAGAVAASAAAATVGSTVGCAPSTSRDGEGKATREEVPQALPTRTLDRRTLDAVGDVVLPSTIGSAGRAQAVEAFVTWVDEYDPVAEEMHGYGYADVRYLPPDPAPGWQSQLIGLDLLAQRMRQRSLAECDAAQRLEVLTAALATVDAQRLPAPLGAPHVALALLSHWANSPGAWDLALEATVAPNTCRQLDGIDAKPRRAFGGTA from the coding sequence GTGCCTGACGACCCCTCCGCATCGAACGCGGCGCCGGAGACCCACGCCTCCCGCCGCCGCTTCCTCAAGGCCGCCGGCGCGGTCGCCGCCAGCGCCGCGGCCGCCACGGTCGGCTCGACCGTGGGCTGTGCGCCCAGCACCTCACGCGATGGGGAGGGGAAGGCGACGCGCGAGGAGGTACCGCAAGCACTCCCGACGAGGACCCTCGACCGCCGGACCCTCGACGCCGTCGGTGACGTTGTTCTCCCGTCTACAATCGGCAGCGCCGGCCGCGCGCAGGCGGTCGAGGCCTTCGTCACCTGGGTCGACGAGTACGACCCGGTCGCCGAGGAGATGCACGGCTACGGCTACGCCGACGTGCGCTACCTTCCCCCCGATCCGGCACCGGGATGGCAGTCGCAGCTGATCGGGCTCGACCTGCTGGCCCAGCGCATGCGCCAGCGCTCATTAGCCGAGTGCGACGCCGCCCAGCGCCTGGAGGTGCTCACTGCTGCGCTGGCCACGGTCGACGCGCAGCGCCTCCCCGCGCCGTTAGGCGCGCCGCATGTGGCGCTGGCGCTTCTCTCGCACTGGGCCAACTCCCCCGGCGCGTGGGACCTGGCCCTCGAAGCCACGGTCGCCCCGAACACCTGCCGCCAGCTGGATGGCATCGACGCCAAGCCACGCAGGGCCTTCGGAGGGACCGCATGA
- a CDS encoding GMC family oxidoreductase, with the protein MKTVSGDIIIIGSGITAANMAAHLADNTTRSITVIEAGRHSTPFRERGKARDRYLAYGENPWSRDHIDDQNALGVTYGFSPNMHVGGLAMHWGGVAPRYSPEDFTTRSLYGIGTDWPFTYEELDPFYQEAEERMGVAGEQGPPSLDPRGRPFPLPPIPVNYNLKQLQLWARNADIATWSTPSAKNSVPYLGRPQCQRCDTCYPVCPSGAKYSPDFTWDALLSTKKITLVTETLVRRLVADPKTGRIVRATGNRTDAGGEEVTIEGKTFVLAGGFVWSPHLLLLSRDSAFPNGLANRSGLVGKYLAGHRNIGGQISLPMELFPGINSQHSLVSKQFQRASYKGKYLRHDLRIWESGVGRNARLRDDDGTLLLGDALLADWKQRAKGATARVRAYYDVLPDKESKLTLDDTAKNRFGDPMPRVAFKDAPESAALRAWQEEELRNLFRRMAKAGGGEVLSLASSSNDIGQEHPTGGCRMGNDPSTSVVDGWGRAHDHENLWVAGAPAQVSASCCNGTLTFVAVGLRTAAGIVKAG; encoded by the coding sequence ATGAAGACCGTCAGTGGCGACATCATCATCATCGGCAGCGGGATCACCGCAGCCAACATGGCGGCCCACCTCGCCGACAACACCACGCGCTCCATCACCGTCATCGAGGCCGGGCGCCACAGCACGCCGTTTCGCGAGCGCGGCAAGGCGCGCGACCGATACCTCGCCTACGGGGAGAATCCGTGGTCGCGCGATCACATCGATGACCAGAACGCCCTTGGCGTGACCTACGGCTTCTCCCCCAACATGCACGTCGGCGGCCTCGCGATGCACTGGGGTGGCGTGGCGCCGCGCTACTCGCCAGAAGACTTCACGACCAGGTCGCTGTACGGCATCGGCACCGATTGGCCCTTCACGTACGAGGAACTCGATCCCTTCTATCAGGAAGCGGAGGAGCGCATGGGCGTCGCGGGGGAACAGGGCCCCCCATCGCTCGACCCACGCGGTCGGCCGTTTCCGCTGCCGCCGATCCCGGTCAACTACAACCTCAAGCAGCTGCAACTGTGGGCGCGCAACGCCGACATCGCCACGTGGAGCACCCCGTCGGCCAAGAATTCCGTCCCCTACCTCGGGCGTCCGCAGTGCCAACGCTGCGATACCTGCTATCCGGTGTGCCCGTCAGGCGCAAAGTACTCGCCCGACTTCACGTGGGATGCGCTGCTGTCCACGAAGAAGATCACCCTCGTCACCGAAACGCTCGTCAGGCGCCTGGTGGCCGACCCGAAGACCGGGCGCATCGTGCGCGCCACCGGAAACCGCACCGACGCCGGCGGCGAGGAGGTCACCATCGAGGGGAAGACCTTCGTCCTCGCCGGCGGCTTCGTCTGGTCGCCGCACCTCCTCCTCCTCTCACGCGACTCGGCCTTCCCCAACGGGTTGGCCAACCGCAGCGGGCTGGTGGGGAAGTACCTCGCCGGGCATCGGAACATCGGCGGGCAGATCTCGCTCCCCATGGAGCTCTTTCCTGGGATCAACTCGCAGCACTCGCTGGTGTCCAAGCAGTTCCAGCGCGCCAGCTACAAGGGGAAGTACCTCAGGCACGACCTGCGCATCTGGGAATCCGGCGTCGGACGGAACGCGCGCCTGCGTGACGACGATGGCACGCTCCTGCTCGGCGACGCCCTCCTGGCCGACTGGAAGCAGCGCGCCAAGGGAGCGACCGCGCGTGTGCGCGCCTACTACGACGTGCTCCCGGACAAGGAAAGCAAGCTCACCCTCGACGACACGGCGAAGAACCGTTTTGGCGATCCGATGCCACGCGTCGCATTCAAGGACGCGCCGGAGAGTGCGGCCCTGCGCGCGTGGCAGGAGGAGGAGCTGCGGAATCTCTTCCGTCGCATGGCCAAGGCTGGCGGCGGCGAGGTCCTTTCACTGGCCAGCAGCTCCAACGACATCGGGCAGGAGCACCCCACCGGCGGCTGTCGCATGGGGAACGACCCGAGCACGAGCGTGGTCGACGGCTGGGGGCGCGCGCACGACCATGAGAACCTGTGGGTCGCCGGGGCGCCGGCGCAGGTGAGCGCTTCCTGCTGCAACGGGACGCTGACGTTCGTTGCGGTTGGACTCCGAACCGCCGCGGGAATCGTGAAGGCGGGCTAG
- a CDS encoding cupin domain-containing protein produces MSFHIVGEQPEREVFPGHVGRFVHSERMTFAFWRITQGAQLPAHSHPHEQVAHVLRGEYELTIDGVPHRCVPGTMAVIPPNAVHYGRAITDCEILDVFAPVREDYRG; encoded by the coding sequence ATGTCATTCCACATCGTGGGTGAGCAGCCCGAGCGCGAAGTCTTCCCCGGCCATGTCGGGCGTTTCGTGCATTCCGAGCGCATGACCTTCGCCTTCTGGCGCATCACGCAGGGGGCGCAGCTTCCGGCGCACTCGCACCCGCACGAGCAGGTGGCGCACGTGCTGCGTGGCGAGTACGAACTCACCATCGATGGCGTCCCGCATCGCTGCGTCCCGGGGACGATGGCGGTGATCCCGCCTAACGCGGTGCACTACGGGCGGGCGATCACCGACTGCGAGATCCTCGACGTGTTTGCGCCGGTGCGGGAGGACTACCGCGGCTAG
- a CDS encoding sugar porter family MFS transporter, which produces MPSAVRSESRSPRPVNIASPADAPGATVAAPPVRLSGRLLTWSITSALAGFLFGFDTVVISGAEQTIQSLWGLSAGMHGLALGAALYGTVLGSLVGGWPADRFGRKATLTWIGVLYIVSAVGCGVAWNVWVFILARFLGGVGIGISTVAAPLYISEIAPPRHRGRLAGMFQFNIVFGIVVAFASNALLSGVGENAWRWMLGVAAFPSVVYTLMCLGIPESPRWLLTRRGDRAAGLKTLALIEPEATPAQLESHADAIVSGVAEQHSTRGFWSMRLRVPILLAFLVAFFNQLSGINAILYFAPRIFELTGLGTKAALLQSVGIGITNLVFTFVGLWLIDRLGRRTLLYIGSFGYIASLGLCAWAFFTQHYSIVPACIFAFIAAHAIGQGTVIWVLISEIFPNQFRASGQSLGSATHWVFAALLTTVFPYMVSAMAPGYIFSIFCGMMVLQLVWVATMVPETKGVPLEEIQKQLGVVA; this is translated from the coding sequence ATGCCGTCCGCGGTGCGCAGCGAATCCCGATCTCCCCGTCCCGTGAACATCGCCTCTCCCGCCGACGCCCCAGGCGCAACGGTCGCCGCCCCGCCCGTCCGTCTCAGCGGTCGCCTCCTGACCTGGTCCATCACCTCCGCCCTCGCCGGCTTCCTCTTCGGCTTCGACACGGTGGTGATCTCCGGTGCCGAGCAGACGATCCAGTCGCTGTGGGGGCTGAGTGCGGGGATGCACGGCCTGGCGCTCGGCGCGGCGCTCTACGGCACCGTCCTCGGCTCGCTCGTGGGCGGTTGGCCGGCCGATCGCTTCGGGCGCAAGGCGACGCTCACCTGGATCGGCGTCCTCTATATCGTCTCAGCGGTCGGGTGCGGAGTGGCGTGGAACGTGTGGGTCTTCATCCTCGCCCGCTTCCTTGGCGGCGTGGGGATCGGCATCTCCACGGTCGCGGCGCCGCTGTACATCTCCGAGATCGCCCCGCCCAGGCATCGCGGGCGGCTGGCCGGGATGTTCCAGTTCAACATCGTCTTCGGGATCGTCGTCGCCTTCGCCTCCAACGCCCTGCTGTCGGGCGTTGGGGAGAACGCCTGGCGCTGGATGCTCGGCGTCGCCGCCTTTCCGTCGGTTGTCTACACGCTGATGTGCCTGGGGATCCCGGAGAGTCCGCGCTGGCTGCTGACGCGCCGGGGCGACCGCGCGGCCGGGCTCAAGACGCTCGCCCTCATCGAACCCGAGGCCACCCCCGCCCAGCTCGAGTCGCACGCCGACGCGATCGTGAGCGGCGTGGCCGAGCAGCACAGCACGCGCGGCTTCTGGTCGATGCGGCTCAGGGTCCCGATCCTGCTCGCCTTCCTGGTCGCCTTCTTCAACCAGCTCTCGGGGATCAACGCGATCCTCTACTTCGCCCCGCGCATCTTCGAGCTCACCGGGTTGGGCACCAAGGCGGCCCTGTTGCAGTCGGTGGGGATCGGGATCACCAACCTCGTCTTCACCTTCGTGGGACTCTGGCTCATCGACCGGCTCGGGCGGCGCACGCTGCTCTACATCGGGTCGTTCGGCTACATCGCCTCGTTAGGTCTGTGCGCGTGGGCCTTCTTCACGCAGCACTACTCGATCGTCCCGGCCTGCATCTTCGCCTTCATCGCGGCACATGCCATCGGTCAGGGGACGGTGATCTGGGTGCTGATCTCGGAGATCTTCCCCAACCAGTTCCGTGCCTCCGGGCAGTCGCTGGGGAGTGCGACGCACTGGGTCTTCGCCGCGCTCCTCACCACCGTCTTCCCGTACATGGTGAGCGCCATGGCCCCGGGCTACATCTTCAGCATCTTCTGCGGGATGATGGTGTTGCAGCTGGTCTGGGTCGCGACCATGGTCCCCGAGACCAAGGGGGTGCCGCTGGAGGAGATCCAGAAGCAACTCGGGGTGGTGGCATGA
- a CDS encoding glycoside hydrolase family 32 protein, with translation MRRVLLAASCVLMLAPSLTGAQGRTTAQRAAPLEPFRPRFHFTPERNWMNDPNGMVYYDGEWHLFYQYNPFGDKWGHMSWGHAVSRDLVHWEQLPLALAESDGVMIFSGSAVVDWRNTSGFGADGKPPLVALYTGHRDGHQDQRIAYSNDRGRTWSKGGVVLDLNKADFRDPKVFWHAPSSRWVMTVALSPEYKVQFYTSPDLKRWTRSGEFGPAGSRRGIWECPDLFPVQVEGGGTRWVLIVNLNPGAPAGGSGTQYFVGDFDGQRFVPEGEVAQPLWADYGADFYAGVSWSDVPAADGRRVWLGWMSNWSYAQEVPTSPWRSAMSVARTLTLRRTPAGLRLVQRPVAELERLRRGVPRTFAGGTFTQASAWLAAQRDLPMLLDVEMTFAGASSAAPFALQLTTGPAESLALSIDPANRRIALDRTRSGRVAFHKDFPGVHTAPIRIANGEIQLRLLIDAASLELFAQQGETVMTEIFFPTGDSRALSLSATGTTPRVQQIRIHGLDSAR, from the coding sequence ATGAGGCGCGTGCTGCTCGCCGCGTCGTGCGTACTGATGCTCGCCCCGTCGCTCACCGGGGCGCAGGGGCGCACGACCGCGCAGCGCGCCGCACCGCTGGAGCCGTTTCGCCCGCGCTTCCATTTCACCCCCGAGCGGAACTGGATGAACGATCCGAACGGGATGGTCTACTACGACGGCGAGTGGCACCTGTTCTACCAGTACAACCCGTTCGGCGACAAATGGGGGCACATGAGCTGGGGGCACGCGGTGAGCCGCGACCTCGTGCACTGGGAGCAGCTCCCGCTGGCGCTCGCCGAGTCGGACGGGGTGATGATCTTCTCGGGGAGCGCGGTGGTCGACTGGCGCAACACGAGCGGCTTCGGGGCCGACGGCAAGCCGCCGCTGGTGGCGCTCTACACCGGGCATCGTGATGGACACCAGGACCAGCGCATCGCCTACTCCAACGATCGCGGGCGCACCTGGAGCAAGGGGGGCGTGGTACTCGACCTCAACAAGGCCGATTTTCGCGATCCCAAGGTCTTCTGGCATGCACCGTCGTCCCGCTGGGTCATGACGGTCGCACTGTCGCCGGAGTACAAGGTGCAGTTCTACACCTCGCCCGATCTCAAGCGTTGGACACGCAGCGGCGAGTTTGGCCCGGCCGGGAGCCGGCGCGGCATCTGGGAGTGTCCGGATCTCTTCCCCGTGCAGGTGGAGGGCGGCGGCACGCGATGGGTGCTCATCGTGAACCTGAATCCGGGGGCACCGGCCGGCGGTTCGGGGACGCAGTACTTCGTCGGCGACTTCGACGGACAGCGCTTCGTCCCCGAGGGAGAGGTCGCGCAGCCGCTCTGGGCCGACTACGGCGCCGACTTCTACGCCGGCGTGTCGTGGAGTGACGTGCCTGCAGCTGACGGCCGGCGCGTCTGGTTGGGATGGATGAGCAACTGGTCGTACGCGCAGGAGGTCCCCACCTCGCCGTGGCGCAGCGCGATGAGTGTGGCGCGGACCCTCACGCTGCGGCGCACACCCGCCGGATTGCGCCTGGTGCAGCGCCCGGTGGCCGAGCTGGAGCGGTTGCGCCGTGGGGTGCCGCGCACCTTCGCCGGCGGCACCTTCACGCAAGCCAGCGCCTGGCTCGCCGCACAGCGCGACCTCCCGATGTTGCTCGACGTGGAGATGACCTTTGCCGGGGCCTCGTCAGCGGCGCCCTTCGCGCTGCAGCTGACGACTGGGCCCGCCGAGTCGCTGGCGCTCTCGATCGATCCTGCCAATCGGCGCATCGCGCTCGATCGCACGCGCTCGGGCCGGGTCGCCTTCCACAAGGACTTCCCGGGAGTGCACACCGCACCGATCCGCATCGCCAATGGCGAGATTCAGCTGCGCCTGCTCATCGACGCGGCCTCGCTGGAGCTGTTCGCGCAGCAGGGTGAGACGGTGATGACGGAGATCTTCTTCCCCACGGGCGACTCGCGCGCGCTCTCCCTCTCGGCGACGGGAACGACGCCGCGTGTGCAGCAGATCCGCATTCATGGCCTCGACTCGGCGCGCTAG